Within the Nocardioides humi genome, the region GTCTGGGTCGGCGTGTCGCCGGGATACTGCGAGTTGACCTGCATCGGGTACCCGCCGTCCGTCAGCGGGTTGGGCGGCAGCCCGAGCTGCTCGGCGAAGGTCTTCAGGCCCTCGCCGACCGGGTCGCCCGGCCAGAACAGGCTGGCCCGGCCGCGGGACTCGCCCGAGTCGGCCTTGACCTTGCTGTAGCCCATGTCGAACTCGACCTGCGCCTGCCCGGCGTCGACCGGGATCGGGATGCTCGGCTCGAAGATCTCGACCCGGATCGGCGCCGACCAGGCCTGCGTCGTGAAGCCGCCGTACGCCGCGGCGCCGCCGCCCCATCGCCGTCGTCGGCGGTCGCGGGCGGGACGCCGGGACCGGCGGCGAGGGCGGCGACGATGCCTCCCGCCACGAGGAGTCGGAACCTGTTCATGCTGCGCCTCCCAGGATGACGTCGGCCATGGTCTCGAGGATCTCGCCGGGCTCGCCGGTGGCCACGATGCGCCCGCCGCTCATCACGGCCGCGTAGTCCGCGACCCGCAGGGCGGTGCGGGCGAACTGCTCGATGCAGAGGATGGACACGCCGGACTCGGCGATCCGGGCGACGGTCTCGTAGAGCTCGTCGACGATGAGCGGCGCCAGCCCCATCGACAGCTCGTCGAGCAGCAGCAGGGCGGGGTCGGAGGCCAGCGCCCGCGACATGGCCAGCATCTGCTGCTCGCCGCCCGACATGGTGCCGGCGAGCTGGTGGCGCCGCTCGTGCAGGCGCGGGAAGTAGGTGTAGGCGGTGTCGAGGACGGCCGAGGCCGGCACGCCGGCGTACGACATCAGGACCAGGTTCTCCTCGACGGTCAGGTTCGGGAACACCGACCTGCCCTCGGGGATGGTGCACAGCCCGACTCTGGCCAGGTCGTCGGAGCGAGCGCCCTGCACGTGCACGCCGGCCAGGTGGATGTCGCCGGACGTGGCCTCCTTCTGGCCGCTGATCACCTTCACCAGCGTCGACTTGCCCGCGCCGTTGGGACCGAGCAGCGCCATCACCGCGCCGCGCGGCACGGAGAGGTCGACCCCGCGCAGCACCTCGATCCGGCCGTACGCCGCGTGCAGGTCGATGACATCGAGGATCGGGACGCTCACGGGAGCACCTCCTCGGCCACGGGCTCCAGCACGCTGGTGTCCCCCTCGTCCTCCGCGTAGCCGAGGTAGGCGCGCTGGACGCTCGGGTCGGTGCGGATGTCGGCCGGTGCGCCCGAGGCGATGATCTCGCCGAAGTCTAGGACGTGGATCTCGTGGCACACGCTCATCACCAGGTCCATGTCGTGCTCGACCATCAGGATCGAGCAGCCCTCCGCCGCGAGCTCGACGAGCAGCGCGCCGA harbors:
- a CDS encoding ABC transporter ATP-binding protein gives rise to the protein MSVPILDVIDLHAAYGRIEVLRGVDLSVPRGAVMALLGPNGAGKSTLVKVISGQKEATSGDIHLAGVHVQGARSDDLARVGLCTIPEGRSVFPNLTVEENLVLMSYAGVPASAVLDTAYTYFPRLHERRHQLAGTMSGGEQQMLAMSRALASDPALLLLDELSMGLAPLIVDELYETVARIAESGVSILCIEQFARTALRVADYAAVMSGGRIVATGEPGEILETMADVILGGAA